The Candidatus Nezhaarchaeota archaeon genome window below encodes:
- a CDS encoding sugar phosphate nucleotidyltransferase, with protein sequence TQREPLGTAHALLTAEELVESERLVVINGDLFFTDSLEWVVREEPVVVSVYWVEDASRYGVVEVDGDRVVDVVEKGRRGPGLVNAGIYLFDRSIFKLLRRVELSPRGEYELTDAIKQLVGRGFKVRARRLSGYWADVGRPEDLARVEEYARAWERLKAQPSPSP encoded by the coding sequence ACTCAGAGAGAACCCCTAGGTACTGCTCACGCGCTACTTACTGCTGAGGAGCTTGTAGAGTCTGAGAGGCTCGTAGTTATTAACGGGGACCTCTTCTTCACGGACAGCTTAGAGTGGGTAGTGAGGGAGGAGCCAGTAGTAGTCTCAGTGTACTGGGTGGAGGATGCTTCGCGCTACGGAGTAGTCGAGGTCGACGGAGACAGGGTGGTGGACGTAGTTGAGAAAGGTAGGAGGGGGCCCGGCCTCGTGAACGCTGGCATCTACCTCTTCGACCGCTCCATCTTCAAGCTACTGAGGAGGGTCGAGCTTAGCCCTCGAGGAGAATACGAGCTAACGGACGCGATCAAGCAGCTCGTCGGTAGAGGCTTTAAAGTGAGAGCTAGGAGGCTCAGCGGCTACTGGGCTGACGTCGGCAGGCCTGAGGACTTAGCTAGAGTCGAGGAGTACGCGAGGGCTTGGGAAAGGCTAAAAGCGCAGCCCTCCCCATCTCCGTGA